One genomic window of Sphingomonas ginsengisoli An et al. 2013 includes the following:
- the rpmG gene encoding 50S ribosomal protein L33 produces MAKPATVKIKLVSTADTGFFYVTKKNPRNQTEKMSFRKYDPVARKHVDFKEAKIK; encoded by the coding sequence ATGGCCAAGCCGGCAACCGTCAAGATCAAGCTCGTCAGCACGGCCGACACCGGCTTCTTCTACGTGACCAAGAAGAATCCGCGCAACCAGACCGAGAAGATGAGCTTCCGCAAGTACGACCCCGTCGCGCGCAAGCACGTCGACTTCAAGGAGGCCAAGATCAAGTAA